One Rhodococcus sp. P1Y DNA window includes the following coding sequences:
- a CDS encoding reverse transcriptase domain-containing protein, whose product MIELAGAIRDAATDRIRAHERRVKQANDESKRRQRRSTDPLRELEVRTPRYWAYHPSHEPFHVRARAASIGHAIDLSIKAGTYEPLPPAGFQIPKPGGKDRTVTAFAIADEVVSKRLYKSLMSKNRTRLSARSYAYRKDLGVHDAITHMQSEWSNEHRIYVAQYDFADYFGSIDHDHVLSTISALKLAVTRTERRLLKAFMTAPHPTLLPGTMPTHAGNRDRGIHQGTTISLFLANIAATPLDREFERLGVSFTRYADDIVVWSRDYSNLSRAVDELHRFSDRTRCAINHAKSPGVQLLTTPESVAAEFTNAHSLEFLSHRLGLRDISLSSRAISLAQTKIDQYIYNHLLREPIKGTQNILRLRGGLDRDYIALLWQLRRYLYGNLSEAQLRRLMRGPLPPEISLAGLLGRHPMVNDVGQLREFDAWLSTQVWLALRKRSRILHGNLGSNPVPEPWGFTQKQLCAFMTKSTFGSQVDGRLPSTVRMSELVRRAVRAHGTRIATHTVSLYSWR is encoded by the coding sequence ATGATCGAGCTGGCTGGGGCAATCCGCGATGCCGCTACCGACAGAATCCGCGCGCACGAACGTCGTGTTAAACAAGCCAATGACGAGTCTAAACGACGGCAGCGGCGGTCCACCGACCCCCTACGCGAGTTAGAGGTACGTACGCCCAGGTACTGGGCGTATCACCCCAGCCACGAGCCCTTCCATGTTCGGGCGCGCGCCGCCTCAATCGGTCATGCCATTGATTTGTCCATCAAAGCGGGCACATACGAACCGCTGCCGCCCGCCGGGTTTCAGATTCCTAAGCCTGGCGGAAAGGACCGAACGGTTACGGCGTTCGCAATCGCGGACGAGGTGGTATCGAAGAGACTGTACAAATCGCTCATGAGCAAGAACCGCACAAGATTAAGCGCCCGATCCTACGCATACCGCAAAGATCTCGGTGTTCATGATGCGATCACTCACATGCAGTCGGAGTGGTCCAACGAGCACCGTATCTATGTCGCACAATACGACTTTGCAGACTACTTCGGCTCAATTGATCACGATCATGTATTGAGTACAATCTCGGCGCTCAAACTCGCAGTGACACGAACCGAGCGACGTCTACTCAAGGCTTTCATGACCGCTCCTCATCCGACTTTACTCCCAGGAACGATGCCGACGCATGCTGGAAATCGCGACCGCGGCATACACCAAGGAACTACAATAAGTCTTTTTTTGGCAAATATCGCCGCCACACCGCTCGATCGAGAATTTGAACGCCTTGGAGTTTCCTTTACCAGGTATGCCGACGATATCGTCGTCTGGAGTCGCGATTACAGCAATCTAAGCCGTGCGGTCGATGAGTTGCATCGATTTTCAGATCGGACTCGCTGCGCTATCAACCACGCCAAGAGCCCAGGGGTCCAACTCTTAACCACGCCCGAATCCGTTGCGGCGGAATTTACAAATGCGCATAGCCTTGAGTTTCTCAGCCATCGACTCGGACTGCGAGATATATCGTTGTCGAGCCGTGCAATCTCTTTGGCACAGACGAAGATTGACCAATATATCTACAACCATTTGTTGCGTGAGCCTATCAAGGGGACTCAAAATATTCTCCGCTTGAGAGGAGGTCTAGATCGCGACTATATTGCATTACTGTGGCAGCTTCGACGCTATCTCTACGGGAACCTCAGCGAAGCGCAACTCCGTCGACTCATGCGCGGCCCCTTGCCGCCAGAGATATCCCTTGCTGGCCTGCTTGGCCGCCATCCGATGGTCAACGATGTTGGTCAGTTGCGAGAATTTGACGCGTGGCTCTCAACACAGGTGTGGCTTGCCCTTCGTAAACGGTCACGGATTCTACACGGAAATTTAGGTTCAAATCCGGTCCCCGAACCCTGGGGATTTACTCAAAAACAATTGTGCGCCTTCATGACCAAGTCCACCTTTGGCAGCCAAGTAGACGGACGGCTTCCCAGTACTGTCCGGATGTCCGAGCTCGTCCGCCGTGCGGTTCGTGCGCACGGCACACGAATCGCCACTCATACCGTGTCGCTCTACAGCTGGAGATAA
- a CDS encoding histone-like nucleoid-structuring protein Lsr2 gives MAKKVSVELVDDLDGSVIDDGTGETIEFSVAGVDYVIDLKSKNAAEFHRKVGYYIDHAARTGGRRHRPKPAGSAPTPAPKSTAASASTRDPADTRAIRQWAADEGYDIGDRGRIPASIVDAYDAAH, from the coding sequence GTGGCCAAGAAAGTGTCCGTCGAGTTGGTCGACGATCTCGACGGTTCCGTTATCGACGACGGTACCGGGGAGACCATCGAATTCTCCGTCGCCGGGGTGGACTACGTCATCGACCTGAAGTCGAAGAACGCCGCCGAGTTCCACCGCAAAGTCGGTTACTACATCGACCACGCCGCCCGCACCGGCGGACGCCGGCACCGGCCCAAACCCGCTGGTAGCGCGCCGACACCCGCCCCGAAATCCACGGCTGCGAGCGCGTCCACGCGAGATCCTGCCGACACCCGCGCGATCCGGCAGTGGGCCGCCGACGAGGGCTACGACATCGGCGACCGCGGCCGTATCCCAGCCTCGATCGTCGACGCGTACGACGCTGCGCACTGA
- a CDS encoding DUF3263 domain-containing protein translates to MTMMMEQSGLPTADSGSASGGPDMGNDRAMIDYALRWVNHGGGPDEDIYTHFDMTAREFYRGVIEILDRDPGSAFGRFGLSPIMVTRMKAVARRRIWMSS, encoded by the coding sequence ATGACGATGATGATGGAGCAATCAGGGCTACCGACAGCCGATAGCGGCAGCGCATCCGGTGGTCCCGACATGGGCAACGATCGTGCGATGATCGATTACGCGTTGCGGTGGGTCAACCACGGCGGCGGCCCGGACGAAGACATTTACACCCACTTCGACATGACGGCGCGGGAGTTCTACCGCGGCGTCATCGAGATACTCGACCGGGATCCGGGCAGTGCGTTCGGCCGGTTCGGATTGAGCCCGATCATGGTGACCCGCATGAAAGCTGTAGCGCGCCGCCGTATCTGGATGTCGAGCTGA
- a CDS encoding Hsp20/alpha crystallin family protein, producing the protein MLRFDPFRDLDSITSAMLGTSSGSDRAPRFMPMDLYKLDDHYVLSADLPGVDPGSVDVDVDRGTLTLTAHRTAPDSDGVQWISSERFAGTYRRQVALGEGVDTERISASYDNGVLSVTIPLAERAKPRKIDISAGGGGQRSIEAHSP; encoded by the coding sequence GTGCTTCGCTTCGATCCGTTCCGTGACCTCGATTCGATTACCTCGGCCATGCTGGGGACCTCGAGCGGTTCCGATCGTGCACCCCGGTTCATGCCGATGGACCTGTACAAACTCGACGATCACTACGTTCTGTCCGCCGATCTTCCCGGTGTCGACCCAGGTTCGGTCGACGTCGATGTCGACCGCGGCACCCTCACGCTCACCGCACACCGCACCGCGCCCGACAGCGATGGGGTGCAGTGGATTTCCTCCGAACGATTCGCCGGGACGTATCGCCGCCAGGTCGCACTCGGCGAGGGTGTCGACACCGAGCGTATCTCCGCGTCCTACGACAACGGTGTCCTGTCGGTGACCATTCCCCTCGCCGAACGCGCCAAGCCGCGCAAGATCGACATCAGCGCAGGCGGCGGTGGTCAACGCTCCATCGAAGCGCATTCGCCCTGA
- a CDS encoding GAF and ANTAR domain-containing protein: MGLDSIQERVGEGPCVDAARSEEFVRCNDFRTDPRWPVFGPAAVDAGVLSSMSFRLYTEDETIGALNLFALTENAFSDEDEELGTVLAIHAAVALYAANKTEQFKSGLASRDTIGQAKGMLMERYGIDAVQAFDLISRLSQNENIPVAALAAELVTRGSDPAAARDLR, from the coding sequence GTGGGACTGGATTCGATCCAGGAGCGTGTCGGCGAAGGCCCCTGCGTCGATGCCGCCCGCAGTGAGGAATTCGTTCGCTGCAACGACTTTCGAACGGATCCGCGGTGGCCGGTGTTCGGGCCCGCAGCAGTCGACGCCGGTGTCCTGAGCAGTATGTCGTTCCGGCTCTACACCGAGGACGAGACGATCGGCGCACTGAACCTGTTCGCGCTGACCGAGAATGCGTTCAGCGACGAGGACGAAGAACTCGGCACCGTCCTGGCCATCCACGCTGCGGTGGCACTCTATGCCGCCAACAAGACCGAACAGTTCAAGTCCGGCCTGGCCTCCCGAGACACCATCGGTCAGGCCAAGGGCATGCTCATGGAGCGCTACGGCATCGACGCGGTCCAAGCGTTCGACCTGATATCGCGTCTGTCGCAGAACGAGAACATCCCCGTTGCAGCGTTGGCCGCTGAGCTGGTCACCCGCGGATCCGACCCGGCCGCCGCCCGCGACCTACGCTGA
- a CDS encoding NAD(P)H-dependent amine dehydrogenase family protein, with product MVTRRIIQWSTGRVGVHTLRAVLDDAGLELVGVYAHSPDKKGVDAGDLCGRPKTGVLATSDVDDLLALEADCIVFTAREADTVTVERLLVSGSNVVCTTTFGSTALDDGYRATLKSACSAGNSSLYFTGVNPGWISTVAVGLTAPCRRVDKVTVSESCNVGTDPNVDFWLGHGFSRPLDTPGLAEFTRAAMLPFADTVQRVAAALDVQLDSIDYRTDYAASRSSVDLGWIHIEAGTIGALRTVWTGRAAGRAFVETAITWRLSEDLDCDWTMTDGAYVIEVDGEPSSRTVVEWDFPKSWSKTDFAILTAQPAVGSIGAVCDAPPGLLTLRDVGLPHAPVGRWSLNLSSHGQRHRIDED from the coding sequence TTGGTTACACGGCGAATTATTCAGTGGTCGACCGGCCGAGTAGGTGTCCATACCCTGCGCGCCGTACTCGATGACGCGGGGCTCGAATTGGTCGGCGTCTATGCCCACTCCCCCGACAAAAAGGGGGTTGACGCAGGGGATTTGTGTGGGAGGCCGAAGACCGGCGTTCTCGCCACCTCCGACGTCGACGACCTACTTGCCCTCGAAGCCGACTGCATTGTGTTCACGGCCAGAGAAGCAGACACGGTGACCGTCGAACGTCTGTTGGTCAGTGGATCGAACGTCGTGTGCACGACCACCTTCGGCAGCACGGCACTGGACGACGGCTATCGTGCGACGTTGAAGAGCGCCTGCTCGGCAGGGAATTCGTCTCTGTACTTCACTGGCGTGAACCCCGGGTGGATAAGCACTGTCGCGGTCGGTCTGACGGCCCCGTGCCGCCGCGTGGACAAGGTCACGGTCTCCGAGTCGTGCAATGTAGGCACCGACCCGAATGTCGACTTCTGGCTGGGGCACGGATTCTCTCGACCGCTCGATACCCCGGGGCTGGCCGAGTTCACTCGCGCGGCAATGTTGCCCTTTGCGGACACTGTCCAACGAGTGGCCGCGGCGCTGGACGTACAACTGGACAGCATCGACTATCGAACGGACTACGCAGCGAGCCGGTCGTCCGTCGACTTGGGGTGGATACACATCGAGGCAGGAACGATCGGCGCACTCCGCACTGTCTGGACCGGGCGGGCGGCAGGGCGCGCGTTCGTCGAAACAGCCATTACGTGGCGTCTGTCGGAAGACCTCGACTGCGACTGGACGATGACCGACGGTGCGTATGTCATAGAGGTCGACGGCGAACCGAGTTCGCGAACTGTCGTCGAATGGGACTTCCCGAAAAGCTGGAGCAAGACCGACTTCGCAATCCTCACCGCGCAGCCCGCCGTTGGCTCCATCGGAGCGGTCTGTGACGCGCCACCCGGCCTTCTGACTCTGCGCGATGTCGGCTTGCCGCACGCGCCCGTCGGACGCTGGAGCTTAAACCTCAGCTCACACGGTCAGAGACACCGAATCGATGAGGATTGA
- the lpdA gene encoding dihydrolipoyl dehydrogenase: MTAATYDVVVVGGGSGGYAAALRSAQLGLSVALIERDKLGGTCLHAGCIPTKALLHVAEVADSISHSAAVGIMSTLDKIDAQAVQTFKNGVVDRLHRGLQGLVDASDGITYIRGEAVLVDSHTVAVDGEHLTGRHLVLATGSTPRMIPGVDRGGRILTSEDALALAEIPASVVIIGGSVIGVEFASAWKSLGVQVTVVEALANLVPLEDASLSRQLERAFKKRRIDVRKNASVTDIAQSDDGVTVTLADRTQLVADYVLVAVGRGPRTEGIGLKEAGVDTDGGWITTDERLRTSVEDVYAIGDVVRGLQLAHRSFAHGIFVAEDIAGLSPAPVRDSALPRVTYSEPELASVGLSELEARATYGEGIKTYEYNLAGNGKSQILQTAGIVKMIEDSNGVVVGVHMVGSRMSEQIGEAGLIVNLGLTSYSIAHMIHAHPTQNEAIGEALLALAGQPLHAHG, encoded by the coding sequence ATGACGGCAGCAACCTACGACGTCGTCGTCGTGGGCGGTGGTAGCGGCGGTTACGCAGCGGCTCTCAGATCCGCCCAACTAGGCCTGAGCGTGGCGTTGATCGAACGGGACAAACTCGGTGGAACGTGTCTTCACGCCGGCTGCATACCGACGAAAGCGCTGCTGCATGTGGCAGAGGTAGCGGATTCGATATCGCACAGCGCGGCCGTAGGCATCATGAGCACGCTCGACAAGATCGACGCTCAGGCCGTGCAGACCTTCAAGAACGGGGTGGTGGATCGACTGCACCGCGGACTGCAGGGCTTGGTCGATGCGTCGGACGGAATCACCTACATCAGGGGCGAGGCCGTACTGGTCGACTCCCACACCGTGGCAGTCGACGGTGAACACCTGACCGGCCGCCATCTCGTTCTTGCGACGGGATCCACTCCGCGGATGATCCCCGGCGTCGACCGCGGGGGACGCATACTCACCAGCGAGGACGCCCTCGCCCTGGCCGAGATCCCGGCGTCCGTGGTCATCATCGGCGGCAGCGTCATCGGGGTCGAGTTCGCCAGTGCGTGGAAGTCGCTCGGGGTGCAGGTGACCGTGGTGGAGGCACTCGCGAACTTGGTCCCACTCGAGGACGCGTCGCTGTCGCGCCAACTGGAGCGTGCCTTCAAGAAACGTAGGATCGACGTCCGAAAGAATGCGTCCGTCACCGACATCGCACAAAGCGACGACGGGGTGACGGTCACGCTCGCCGATCGAACGCAGCTCGTTGCGGACTACGTTCTCGTCGCTGTCGGCCGCGGCCCGCGCACAGAGGGCATCGGGCTGAAAGAAGCGGGCGTCGACACCGACGGGGGTTGGATCACCACGGACGAGCGGCTTCGGACATCCGTCGAAGATGTATACGCGATCGGAGACGTCGTCCGTGGTCTACAGCTCGCGCATCGCAGTTTTGCTCACGGCATCTTCGTCGCCGAGGACATTGCGGGACTTTCGCCGGCTCCCGTTCGAGACTCGGCGCTTCCCCGCGTCACCTATTCCGAGCCGGAGCTCGCCAGTGTCGGACTGAGTGAACTCGAGGCCCGCGCCACCTACGGCGAGGGCATCAAGACGTACGAATACAACCTTGCAGGCAACGGCAAGAGCCAAATTTTGCAGACCGCTGGCATCGTGAAGATGATCGAGGATTCGAACGGAGTCGTGGTCGGGGTTCACATGGTCGGTTCGCGCATGAGCGAGCAGATCGGTGAAGCCGGCCTCATCGTGAACCTGGGCCTGACTTCCTATTCGATCGCCCACATGATTCACGCTCACCCGACTCAAAATGAAGCCATCGGCGAAGCGTTGCTCGCTCTGGCAGGGCAACCGCTCCACGCCCACGGCTGA
- a CDS encoding TetR/AcrR family transcriptional regulator codes for MTSSKGESDQELSASGRIDEIRRSAGSLFLAKGYASTTMNDIASSVGILPGSLYHHFVSKEAVAIEMLDSLNDDLRLLSIDLRRLGYLALPPEARLRELCRRVVQLSLQHAAAVRLRAFDPPTVASDRFRDAVALQPVGLQRLWRAAANDLRDRYPHSPVNPYLLTHTLQRLTATSSTSLPGPVDPDVSSRIICDTLLYGIAPECPDDATLDASDPIRAAKSAVSEWHSAGDDDALKRQILDGAKHEFARRGYDATTIRDVVEASGVRMGSIYRRVSSMEAIFDELAENYATHMHRSVTAVLDAQSDSAAATLDALAYVIVQAKRHFPDETKMMSLGWYLAQDGQPTFALRYREQSAKRMARLVEILTQGITQGTLASTCDPATLAPYLRNILWINFPDQGRVSVKQEHRFLRTHLLRGIVSQ; via the coding sequence TTGACGTCATCGAAGGGCGAGTCGGACCAGGAGCTGTCGGCCAGCGGGCGAATCGACGAGATTCGACGGTCCGCGGGCTCTCTGTTCCTGGCGAAGGGCTACGCATCGACGACGATGAACGATATCGCGAGTTCGGTGGGCATCTTGCCCGGGAGCTTGTACCACCACTTCGTCAGTAAAGAGGCGGTGGCAATCGAAATGCTCGACTCGCTCAACGACGACCTGCGGCTACTCTCGATCGATCTGAGGCGTTTGGGGTATCTCGCGCTGCCTCCCGAGGCAAGACTCCGCGAGCTGTGTCGACGTGTGGTGCAGCTGAGCTTGCAGCATGCGGCTGCGGTGAGGCTGCGTGCCTTCGACCCTCCGACGGTGGCCAGTGACCGCTTTCGCGATGCGGTCGCGCTTCAGCCGGTCGGCCTTCAGCGCCTGTGGCGCGCTGCGGCAAACGATCTACGCGACCGATACCCGCACTCCCCCGTCAACCCATACCTCCTCACCCACACGTTGCAACGGTTGACGGCCACCTCTTCGACGAGCTTGCCGGGTCCGGTGGACCCGGATGTGTCGTCCCGAATCATCTGCGACACGTTGCTGTACGGCATTGCGCCAGAATGTCCCGACGACGCGACGCTCGACGCCTCCGATCCCATCCGCGCGGCGAAAAGTGCCGTCTCGGAGTGGCATTCGGCGGGCGACGACGATGCGCTCAAGCGACAGATCCTGGACGGTGCGAAACACGAATTCGCCCGGAGGGGATACGACGCCACAACAATTCGCGACGTCGTCGAGGCGTCCGGCGTGCGGATGGGATCCATCTATCGCCGAGTGTCGTCCATGGAAGCGATCTTCGACGAACTTGCCGAGAACTACGCGACGCATATGCACCGGAGCGTGACTGCGGTGCTGGACGCGCAATCCGATTCCGCCGCAGCCACACTCGATGCACTGGCATATGTGATCGTCCAGGCAAAGCGCCATTTCCCGGACGAAACCAAAATGATGTCTTTGGGATGGTATCTGGCGCAAGACGGTCAGCCCACGTTCGCGTTGAGGTACCGAGAGCAGTCAGCAAAGAGAATGGCCAGGCTGGTCGAAATTTTGACTCAGGGCATAACACAAGGCACCTTGGCTTCGACGTGTGACCCCGCCACGCTGGCACCCTACCTACGCAATATCCTGTGGATCAACTTCCCGGATCAGGGACGCGTCAGCGTCAAACAGGAGCACAGGTTTCTCCGCACACATTTACTGCGGGGTATTGTCTCGCAGTAG
- a CDS encoding TetR/AcrR family transcriptional regulator yields the protein MTSLSEGTAGAKRVDGARRTEILDAAAQLFASSGYVGTSLKDVADQCGILAGSLYHHFESKESIAVELLERYQVDMDAVGAAALEGYSTPKPTEVFRRVSDLGAAVASCAVRNRAALQLTQYEPRRSASEALVAVAQRRSSTVVGAMRALLDDARASGYLKQNVDPATLSEQFSDAMLHVGSTIVHRNVAPGTIADVTARILLDGIAADPPSDTVLDRSPAMSAANRSLETWSMSGTDTEEDRFAVLQQVARVEFARRGYEATTVRHIAASANMGTGTVYRAIGSKLDLLDSIMNSFHVQLSRAYEAVLDTTSTALEKLDALAWVNLNALETFDKEFHIQRAWFRLTPPETSSVLGAIEERGRLLHAVLSEGRANGELRLDDLKIRQITSSVRDLMWMPTPLVERLGKPAAIAHARATILRGAAVRRYRHP from the coding sequence GTGACGTCTTTGTCGGAAGGTACTGCGGGAGCGAAACGAGTCGATGGCGCTCGTCGAACCGAAATTCTCGACGCGGCAGCGCAATTGTTCGCGTCCTCCGGGTACGTCGGTACCTCACTGAAGGACGTCGCCGACCAGTGTGGCATCTTGGCCGGGAGTCTTTACCACCACTTCGAATCGAAAGAGTCGATCGCGGTAGAACTGCTGGAGCGGTACCAGGTCGACATGGACGCTGTCGGCGCCGCCGCGCTCGAGGGCTACTCCACACCGAAGCCCACCGAAGTCTTTCGGCGGGTGTCCGACTTGGGAGCCGCGGTCGCGTCGTGCGCTGTGCGAAACAGGGCAGCGTTGCAGCTCACGCAGTACGAACCACGTCGATCTGCGAGCGAAGCACTCGTGGCGGTAGCACAACGTAGGTCTTCGACGGTGGTAGGTGCGATGCGTGCGTTGCTCGACGATGCACGGGCTTCCGGGTATCTGAAACAGAATGTCGATCCTGCGACGTTGTCCGAACAATTTTCCGACGCGATGTTGCACGTGGGATCGACCATTGTGCACCGAAACGTTGCCCCCGGCACGATCGCCGATGTCACCGCCCGAATACTGCTCGACGGTATAGCGGCGGACCCCCCGAGCGACACGGTCCTGGACCGGTCACCTGCCATGTCGGCTGCGAATCGCTCGCTGGAAACCTGGTCCATGTCGGGAACCGACACAGAGGAGGATCGATTCGCGGTCCTGCAGCAAGTGGCGAGGGTCGAGTTTGCGCGTCGCGGGTACGAGGCGACGACGGTTCGGCACATCGCGGCGTCGGCGAACATGGGAACGGGAACTGTGTACCGGGCTATCGGGAGCAAGTTGGATTTGCTGGACTCCATCATGAACAGCTTTCATGTGCAGCTTTCACGTGCCTACGAGGCCGTACTCGACACCACTTCGACGGCCCTGGAGAAACTCGATGCACTCGCATGGGTGAATCTGAACGCCCTGGAGACATTCGACAAAGAGTTCCACATTCAGCGAGCATGGTTTCGTCTGACACCTCCGGAAACGAGTTCCGTTCTGGGCGCAATCGAGGAACGGGGTCGATTGCTGCACGCTGTTCTGAGTGAGGGGCGAGCCAATGGTGAACTCAGACTCGACGACCTCAAGATTCGTCAGATTACGTCCAGTGTGCGCGACCTGATGTGGATGCCGACACCACTGGTCGAACGCTTGGGAAAGCCTGCGGCCATTGCTCACGCGCGAGCGACGATTCTTCGTGGCGCCGCGGTTCGTCGATATCGGCACCCGTGA
- a CDS encoding 2-oxo acid dehydrogenase subunit E2 — protein MTIQTGQQREGSTDRKPVPTGPVAGTTQRMPRIRRIIAQRMTESLTSTAQLTAVQEADVTELGLLRDRVKVAFRQREGAALTYLSFFCRALVRAAQDIPEFNASIDGDGKTVTYHGAVHLGVAVDTPAGLMVPVLRNAEALSLAEIARGIADVALRVRAGTASPEELSGSTLTISNIGGAGSLSDTPIINYPEVAILGTGAVVRRPRVLVRADGIEEIVVRSVCALPITYDHRLIDGAAAGRFLTAVRGHLSVEAFEGELAAYLH, from the coding sequence ATGACCATCCAGACAGGGCAACAGCGAGAAGGGTCCACCGATCGCAAGCCCGTGCCCACAGGCCCCGTCGCAGGGACCACGCAGCGAATGCCTCGTATTCGCAGGATCATCGCGCAACGAATGACCGAATCGCTGACGTCGACGGCGCAACTTACGGCGGTACAGGAAGCGGACGTCACCGAACTCGGGCTGCTCCGTGACAGAGTGAAAGTGGCGTTCAGGCAACGGGAAGGCGCGGCCCTCACGTATCTGTCGTTCTTCTGTCGCGCGCTGGTACGTGCTGCACAGGACATACCAGAATTCAATGCGTCCATCGACGGTGACGGCAAGACGGTGACGTACCACGGTGCGGTCCATCTCGGCGTCGCGGTGGACACCCCCGCCGGACTGATGGTTCCTGTGTTGCGCAATGCCGAGGCTCTCAGCCTTGCCGAGATCGCACGAGGGATAGCCGATGTGGCGCTTCGCGTTCGGGCGGGGACTGCTTCGCCCGAAGAACTGAGCGGGAGCACCCTGACCATTTCCAACATCGGTGGGGCCGGATCCCTCAGCGACACGCCGATCATCAACTATCCGGAGGTCGCGATTCTGGGGACGGGGGCGGTGGTGCGTAGGCCGCGAGTATTGGTTCGCGCGGACGGAATCGAAGAGATCGTCGTCAGGTCGGTGTGTGCTCTACCGATCACGTACGATCATCGACTCATCGACGGCGCCGCTGCCGGCCGCTTTCTCACTGCTGTTCGAGGTCACCTGTCGGTAGAGGCGTTCGAAGGCGAGCTTGCCGCATACCTTCACTAA
- a CDS encoding amidohydrolase family protein has protein sequence MLIVNGFKITNEPVSVRIDGERIVETDALLHPTPGETVLDARGGTVIPGLHDHHLHLRSIAAFLHSLPLGPPAVENSQQMRTVLREATARQDGWIRAVGYHESVDGDLDRFALDLIRPGTPVRIQHRSGAMWIVNSVGLAALGLHDHPDGRLFRQDHLMLKPSSSAHVGLEEVSARLSSMGVTGCTDATPNMTVDQLDYLEAEVRAGRLRQTLHVLSADDSRPNGFLTFGPVKRILDDTHLDVDELTGWISFVHAQGQAVAIHCVTLPQLVTAVIGFKTAGVLAGDRIEHAAVTPDALLKELSQLHITVVTQPNFVTERGDHYLDTFSSSEHRHLWRLAAFDRSAILVAGSTDAPFGALDPWATMRAARDRTTASGRILGLDESVSALRALRLFSGAPATPGVPRRITAGERADLCILAEPPVGVLAQLDRELVSLTMIGGSVTYEA, from the coding sequence ATGCTGATCGTCAACGGGTTCAAGATCACCAACGAGCCGGTGTCGGTGCGCATCGACGGCGAACGCATCGTGGAGACCGATGCGTTACTCCATCCCACGCCTGGCGAGACGGTTCTCGATGCCAGGGGTGGCACGGTGATCCCAGGTCTGCACGATCATCATCTGCATTTGAGATCCATTGCGGCTTTCCTACACTCACTGCCGCTCGGCCCACCTGCCGTGGAGAACTCGCAACAGATGCGCACGGTACTTCGTGAGGCGACCGCCCGTCAGGACGGTTGGATTCGCGCAGTGGGCTATCACGAATCCGTTGACGGCGACCTCGACCGCTTCGCGCTGGATCTGATTCGACCCGGCACTCCTGTTCGCATTCAACACCGAAGCGGTGCGATGTGGATCGTCAACTCGGTCGGCCTCGCGGCGTTGGGACTCCACGACCACCCGGACGGCAGGCTCTTCCGTCAGGACCACCTCATGCTGAAGCCAAGCTCATCCGCTCACGTCGGGCTCGAAGAAGTCAGCGCGCGGCTGTCCTCGATGGGCGTCACGGGTTGCACCGACGCAACGCCGAATATGACTGTCGATCAACTCGATTACCTGGAAGCCGAGGTTCGCGCCGGAAGGTTGCGGCAGACGCTGCATGTATTGTCGGCCGACGACAGCCGCCCGAACGGGTTTCTCACATTCGGACCCGTCAAGCGTATTCTCGACGACACCCATCTCGATGTGGACGAGCTGACCGGTTGGATATCTTTTGTCCACGCTCAGGGGCAGGCGGTCGCAATTCATTGCGTGACGCTCCCGCAATTGGTCACTGCAGTAATCGGTTTCAAGACGGCAGGTGTTCTGGCCGGAGATCGGATCGAGCACGCGGCCGTGACGCCGGACGCTCTACTGAAAGAACTGTCGCAACTGCACATCACCGTTGTGACGCAACCCAACTTCGTCACCGAGCGCGGCGACCATTACTTGGACACGTTTTCGAGTTCCGAGCATCGCCATCTGTGGCGGCTGGCCGCGTTCGACAGGTCGGCGATTCTCGTTGCGGGCAGCACCGATGCGCCGTTCGGGGCACTCGACCCGTGGGCAACCATGAGGGCTGCGCGCGACCGAACCACTGCGTCGGGCCGCATCCTCGGACTCGACGAGTCGGTATCGGCACTGCGAGCTCTGCGGTTGTTCTCGGGCGCGCCGGCGACACCGGGTGTTCCGCGCCGAATCACGGCGGGCGAGCGAGCAGATCTCTGCATCCTTGCCGAACCCCCGGTCGGCGTTCTCGCCCAACTCGACCGGGAGCTCGTCTCCCTCACGATGATCGGAGGCAGTGTCACATACGAAGCCTGA